The following proteins come from a genomic window of Elusimicrobiota bacterium:
- the hydG gene encoding [FeFe] hydrogenase H-cluster radical SAM maturase HydG, whose translation MPLVMNETQAWAQRIVPEQIDRYMTGGRDFIDDDKIHATLRQAAAPSRARLEEILAKSLAVETLTPEETACLLRVDDPAMWARMRETGAAVKRKVYDNRIVTFAPLYLSNHCVNDCAYCGLRRSNTAMTRRTLSLDEVKRETAVLAGEIGHKRLIAVYGEHPAFDVHYMVDTLRAIYDTKTTTPGGGRGEIRRVNVNAAPQTVEDLKVLAEAGLGTFQVFQETYHHDTYARVHPAGTMKGDYRWRLYAMHRALETDIIDDVGLGVLFGLYDWRFEVLGLLMHNIELESRFGIGAHTISFPRLEPSANTPFLDALPHRVSDDDFEKLVTVLRLAIPHAGMIVTARESAAVRRRVLPLGCTQTDASTKIGVGAYAEHGPVQKDDRQQFVLGDTRSLDEVVRELAENGCITSFCTAGYRCGRTGRCIMELLRSGTEGKFCKLNAVLTFREWLDDFASPGTRAVGIKVLEAELAEVSVKNPQAFPRLMESYNRIVAGERDLFF comes from the coding sequence ATGCCCCTCGTCATGAACGAAACCCAAGCTTGGGCCCAACGCATCGTTCCGGAACAAATCGACCGGTACATGACGGGCGGGCGGGATTTTATCGACGACGATAAAATCCACGCCACCCTGCGCCAGGCCGCCGCGCCCTCCCGGGCGCGGTTGGAGGAGATCTTGGCGAAATCCCTCGCCGTCGAAACGCTGACGCCCGAAGAGACGGCCTGCCTCCTGCGCGTCGACGACCCGGCGATGTGGGCGCGCATGCGCGAGACCGGCGCCGCCGTCAAGCGGAAGGTCTACGACAACCGCATCGTCACTTTCGCGCCCCTCTACCTCAGCAACCACTGCGTGAACGATTGCGCCTATTGCGGCCTGCGCCGAAGCAACACGGCCATGACGCGCCGCACCTTGAGCCTCGATGAGGTGAAACGCGAAACGGCCGTGCTCGCCGGGGAAATCGGCCACAAACGGCTTATCGCCGTCTACGGGGAGCACCCGGCTTTCGACGTGCACTACATGGTGGACACCCTCCGCGCGATTTACGACACGAAAACGACCACGCCGGGCGGCGGCCGCGGGGAGATCCGCCGGGTGAACGTGAACGCGGCGCCGCAAACGGTGGAGGATTTGAAAGTGTTGGCCGAGGCGGGGTTGGGGACGTTCCAGGTGTTCCAGGAAACCTACCACCACGACACCTACGCCCGCGTGCACCCCGCCGGCACCATGAAGGGCGACTACCGCTGGCGGCTGTACGCCATGCACCGGGCGCTGGAGACGGACATCATCGACGACGTGGGGTTGGGCGTCCTCTTCGGTTTGTACGATTGGCGCTTTGAAGTGCTGGGGCTCTTGATGCACAACATCGAACTGGAATCCCGGTTCGGCATCGGGGCGCACACGATCTCGTTTCCCCGCCTGGAACCCTCGGCGAACACGCCGTTTTTGGACGCGTTGCCCCACCGGGTGTCCGACGACGATTTTGAGAAGTTGGTGACCGTCCTGCGGCTGGCCATTCCCCACGCGGGGATGATCGTCACCGCGCGGGAGTCCGCGGCGGTGCGGCGGCGTGTGTTGCCCTTGGGGTGCACGCAAACCGACGCGTCCACCAAAATCGGCGTCGGCGCCTACGCCGAACACGGTCCCGTTCAAAAAGACGATCGCCAACAGTTCGTCCTGGGGGACACCCGGAGTCTGGACGAGGTGGTTCGGGAACTGGCCGAAAACGGATGCATCACGAGCTTTTGCACGGCGGGGTACCGTTGCGGTCGTACGGGGCGGTGCATTATGGAGCTTCTCCGCTCGGGGACCGAAGGCAAGTTCTGCAAACTGAACGCCGTGCTCACCTTCCGCGAATGGCTGGACGATTTTGCCTCGCCCGGAACCCGCGCGGTGGGAATCAAGGTTTTGGAAGCGGAACTCGCGGAGGTGAGCGTGAAAAACCCCCAGGCCTTTCCACGGCTCATGGAAAGCTACAACCGCATCGTGGCCGGGGAACGGGACCTCTTCTTTTGA
- a CDS encoding metal ABC transporter permease yields the protein MSFLELPFMRTAFAAGLFAGTALSVIGIFSATRSVAFSGLAASQLAALGGVVGVVLGLHVGASVFSWSFVVAGLMVLAFLSRSRKTSADSWVATLYVLGAALAVLVLSKSPRGESEALGVFFGNILSLGTLEVWEAGALFILTLAGLALWFRRWVWLAFDPVGAEVAGLRAGLWNGIFHVFFAAALTLSIHIFGVLLSFAYLILPATAGLLLVRRTRTLVIFCAAYSALVTVVGFEMSFRWDFPTGPFVSALLAVGAIGARLYKAKET from the coding sequence ATGAGTTTCCTGGAATTGCCGTTCATGCGGACCGCATTCGCCGCGGGTCTCTTCGCGGGCACGGCCCTGTCCGTCATCGGGATTTTCTCGGCGACGCGGAGCGTGGCCTTTTCCGGGTTGGCGGCCTCGCAACTGGCGGCCCTGGGCGGCGTGGTGGGAGTTGTTCTGGGTCTTCATGTGGGCGCGAGCGTTTTCTCCTGGTCCTTCGTCGTGGCGGGGTTGATGGTCCTGGCCTTTCTGTCGCGTTCCCGAAAAACCTCGGCGGACAGTTGGGTGGCGACCCTCTATGTCCTGGGCGCGGCCCTGGCGGTCTTGGTGTTGTCCAAATCCCCGCGCGGCGAGAGCGAGGCCCTCGGGGTGTTTTTTGGAAATATTTTGTCCCTGGGAACCCTGGAAGTGTGGGAAGCGGGGGCGCTGTTCATTTTAACCCTGGCGGGGCTGGCGTTGTGGTTTCGCCGTTGGGTTTGGCTGGCCTTCGACCCCGTGGGCGCGGAAGTGGCGGGTCTTCGGGCGGGGCTGTGGAACGGGATCTTCCACGTCTTCTTCGCGGCGGCGCTCACGCTCTCCATCCATATCTTTGGGGTCTTGCTCTCTTTCGCCTATCTCATCCTGCCGGCGACGGCGGGGCTCCTGCTGGTGCGGCGGACACGGACCCTGGTGATCTTTTGCGCGGCGTATTCGGCCCTCGTCACGGTGGTGGGGTTCGAAATGTCTTTCCGGTGGGATTTCCCGACGGGGCCCTTCGTTTCCGCTCTCTTGGCCGTCGGGGCGATCGGCGCCCGGTTGTACAAAGCCAAGGAAACGTAA
- a CDS encoding cbb3-type cytochrome c oxidase subunit I — protein MTFLQTLVRGTKDLFKPDTLTPMQKMTLRFVVVGLLWYGIAVVEGMIMRVSLVKPLPPFPPGHYYAILTAHPLVGIFGSTYSVVFGAFLFLVPFLMKKPLWSIKAANWTCGLLAVGTLTFWGAAFISHYAPLYTLYWPLPADFTQFSVVGGTFFILGIALVMVGTALFVINVFKTITYTPAGFPPQPAGALLASALGLTGLRSLFSREKKEHPVSLPVAAIARGTVDTALNAGIILFTGVLILVYMVAELSGHSLKHSAVDALLYKNWFWWGLDLIADGLVLIYVAGTWYLMATLISGKKLFMENVARAALFVEMVVSWTVWSHHLMSDQAQPGILKILSGEMVTAFELITQGLAFTITLVTLWSARPLKMTNPLKFLLGGLLGFALAVPAGIMQADLGLNRILHNTQWIVGPHVHVAVLVGLTMTLYAAVYYLLPLLTNGAELYSQKLVNLHFWSHLLGGIGMGAFMGMAGLHGMLRRTMYFNGEFSGYMILAALSGSLLLLGFLAFFFNIVMSVGLRGVVGIFLPAKLNTKDLVPSA, from the coding sequence ATGACTTTTCTTCAAACCCTGGTGCGCGGCACCAAAGATCTGTTCAAGCCGGACACATTGACCCCCATGCAAAAAATGACCCTGCGGTTCGTGGTGGTGGGGCTTCTCTGGTACGGGATCGCGGTGGTCGAAGGCATGATCATGCGGGTGTCCCTCGTGAAGCCCCTGCCGCCATTTCCCCCCGGGCATTATTACGCGATCCTGACCGCGCATCCCCTCGTGGGGATTTTCGGGTCCACGTATTCCGTGGTCTTCGGCGCGTTCCTTTTCCTGGTGCCTTTCTTGATGAAAAAACCCCTCTGGAGCATCAAAGCCGCGAATTGGACCTGCGGACTCCTGGCCGTCGGGACATTGACGTTCTGGGGCGCCGCGTTCATCAGCCACTACGCGCCGCTCTACACGCTCTATTGGCCGCTTCCAGCGGATTTCACCCAATTCAGTGTCGTGGGGGGAACGTTTTTCATTCTCGGCATCGCCCTGGTTATGGTCGGCACCGCGCTTTTCGTGATCAATGTATTCAAGACGATCACGTACACGCCGGCCGGGTTTCCCCCACAACCCGCGGGCGCTCTGTTGGCGTCCGCCCTGGGGTTGACGGGGTTGCGGAGCCTCTTTTCTCGAGAGAAAAAAGAACACCCGGTCTCCCTGCCGGTGGCGGCCATCGCCCGGGGAACCGTGGACACCGCTCTCAACGCCGGGATTATCCTGTTCACCGGCGTTCTGATTTTGGTGTACATGGTTGCCGAGCTGTCCGGCCACAGCCTCAAACATTCCGCGGTCGACGCGCTCCTGTACAAGAACTGGTTTTGGTGGGGTCTCGACTTGATCGCCGACGGCCTGGTTTTGATCTACGTGGCCGGCACCTGGTATCTGATGGCCACGTTGATCAGCGGGAAAAAGCTTTTCATGGAAAACGTCGCCCGAGCGGCGCTTTTTGTCGAAATGGTGGTGTCCTGGACGGTCTGGTCCCATCACCTGATGTCGGACCAGGCTCAGCCGGGAATCCTTAAGATCCTCTCGGGGGAGATGGTGACGGCGTTCGAACTGATCACCCAGGGGTTGGCTTTCACGATCACGCTGGTCACGCTCTGGAGCGCGCGGCCGCTGAAAATGACGAACCCTCTGAAATTCCTCCTTGGCGGGCTTTTGGGCTTCGCGCTCGCGGTTCCCGCGGGCATCATGCAGGCGGACCTCGGCCTCAACCGCATCCTCCACAACACCCAGTGGATCGTGGGGCCTCACGTTCACGTGGCGGTCCTGGTTGGCCTCACCATGACCCTCTACGCGGCGGTGTACTACTTGCTCCCCCTGTTGACCAACGGGGCGGAATTGTACAGCCAAAAGCTCGTCAACCTGCATTTCTGGTCTCATTTGCTGGGGGGGATCGGCATGGGGGCGTTCATGGGCATGGCCGGCCTGCACGGCATGTTGCGGCGCACCATGTACTTCAACGGGGAGTTTTCGGGTTACATGATCCTGGCCGCGCTCTCCGGGTCCCTCTTGTTGCTGGGGTTCCTGGCGTTTTTCTTCAATATCGTGATGAGCGTGGGCCTGCGCGGGGTGGTCGGCATTTTCCTCCCCGCCAAGTTGAACACGAAAGACTTGGTTCCCTCCGCCTAA
- a CDS encoding recombinase family protein, whose translation MILTSNQNQATKPIRCAIYTRVSTDQQAEVEFNSCEAQNDRIHSFIKSQEGFELANVYSDPGFTGANLNRPALKNLIADIKNDRIDMVITYKIDRLTRSPRDFYQLIEIFDAHNVGFISVTERFDTSTPAGRLLRNIMLTFAQFERELASERIRDKFAQRAQRGLYNGGRPPYGYKKETGKLVVDFRRARVVRYIFEKYVELGSAHQVTLAIRDSWHERTTLSDSFVWRVLKNPAVAGKVSYKGKVLPGVHSPIISETLFNHVQGLLAQETQEAKRPGSSYHHLPYSGLVECTECRSSMSVSFTDKKTPEGSRRYFYYRCTATNHKGWNACSTRQISAPRLEEIIHQNIVRLSGDPLYLKLLLQQPPENGIEPLQCNSVLTPEILQKALQRHVKTCARKTGIEKSLSVRERIEKVFYGKDRITVRFRWGLPIDGELGESDVLSFRRALCGVRFRPARARPKERAQPRNEVGLFW comes from the coding sequence ATGATTCTAACTTCAAATCAAAACCAAGCCACTAAACCCATCCGATGCGCCATTTACACCCGTGTTTCCACCGACCAACAGGCCGAGGTCGAGTTTAATTCCTGCGAGGCTCAAAACGACCGCATCCACTCGTTCATCAAAAGCCAAGAAGGGTTCGAACTTGCCAATGTTTATTCCGACCCAGGCTTCACCGGGGCCAATCTCAACCGACCGGCGCTTAAAAACTTAATTGCCGACATTAAAAACGATCGAATCGACATGGTGATCACCTACAAAATCGACCGTCTAACGCGCTCCCCACGGGATTTTTACCAGCTCATCGAAATTTTCGACGCCCACAATGTCGGGTTTATTTCCGTGACGGAGCGCTTTGACACGTCCACCCCCGCCGGGCGGCTTTTGCGCAACATTATGCTGACTTTCGCCCAATTCGAGCGGGAGCTGGCCTCGGAACGCATTCGGGATAAATTTGCTCAACGCGCCCAACGCGGACTATACAATGGAGGCCGCCCGCCCTACGGCTATAAAAAGGAAACCGGCAAACTGGTTGTTGATTTTCGCCGCGCCCGGGTGGTCCGATACATCTTTGAAAAATACGTCGAACTGGGCTCCGCACACCAAGTGACCTTGGCCATTCGGGACTCTTGGCACGAGCGGACCACCCTCAGCGACTCTTTTGTTTGGCGAGTTTTAAAAAATCCGGCGGTGGCGGGAAAAGTGTCCTACAAGGGGAAAGTTCTTCCAGGCGTCCATTCCCCCATTATTTCCGAAACTCTGTTTAACCACGTCCAAGGGTTGTTGGCCCAGGAAACCCAAGAGGCCAAGCGGCCGGGGTCTTCTTATCACCATCTCCCCTATTCCGGCCTGGTGGAATGCACGGAATGCCGTTCCAGCATGAGCGTTTCTTTTACAGACAAGAAGACCCCGGAGGGAAGCCGCCGCTATTTTTATTATCGTTGCACAGCAACGAATCACAAAGGATGGAACGCTTGCTCCACCCGCCAGATTAGCGCTCCTCGGCTGGAGGAGATCATCCACCAAAACATCGTCCGGCTCTCCGGGGACCCGCTTTACCTGAAACTTCTATTGCAACAGCCCCCTGAAAACGGGATCGAACCGTTACAATGTAACAGCGTTTTGACCCCCGAAATTCTGCAAAAAGCACTCCAACGGCATGTGAAAACCTGCGCGCGCAAAACCGGAATTGAAAAATCGTTGAGCGTCCGGGAACGAATCGAAAAGGTTTTTTACGGCAAGGACCGCATCACAGTTCGGTTTCGGTGGGGGCTTCCGATCGACGGAGAATTGGGAGAATCGGACGTTCTTTCGTTCCGCCGTGCGTTGTGTGGTGTCCGCTTCCGTCCTGCCCGTGCCCGCCCAAAAGAAAGAGCCCAACCTCGGAATGAAGTTGGACTCTTTTGGTGA
- a CDS encoding zinc ABC transporter substrate-binding protein, translating into MNKLSALFGILLLGGGVYAAPLKVVTTTPDLADLARQVGGDRVKVDSLSRGSQDPHFVEAKPSLIVKVRDADLFVQTGLDLEIGWAPLLIQGARNARVQRGAKGFFDASAFIQPLEVPTVVSRAAGDVHPGGNPHFLADPHNALAVVKALGEKLAELDPAGAAVYKKNAGDYSARLSAKIAEWEKRMAPAKGARFVSYHKNLVYLADHFGLVSDGEIEPKPGIPPTPKHTADLIAVMKERRTPLILTNPHFARRTPDALARATGAAVVTVALTPDAVPEAVDYISAVEFNVAGILRALK; encoded by the coding sequence ATGAATAAGCTTTCGGCATTGTTCGGCATCCTGTTGTTGGGGGGCGGTGTTTATGCCGCGCCGTTAAAAGTGGTGACCACCACGCCGGACCTGGCGGATTTGGCCCGACAGGTGGGCGGAGATCGCGTGAAGGTGGATAGTTTGTCCCGGGGATCCCAGGACCCTCATTTCGTGGAAGCAAAGCCTTCCTTAATCGTGAAAGTGCGTGACGCGGACCTGTTTGTCCAGACCGGTTTGGACCTCGAGATCGGCTGGGCTCCGCTTCTGATCCAGGGGGCCCGCAATGCCCGCGTGCAAAGGGGCGCCAAAGGGTTTTTTGATGCGTCGGCCTTCATTCAACCCCTGGAGGTCCCGACCGTCGTGAGCCGGGCGGCGGGGGATGTTCACCCCGGGGGCAACCCCCACTTCCTCGCCGATCCGCACAACGCTTTGGCGGTGGTCAAAGCGTTGGGTGAGAAACTGGCCGAATTGGATCCCGCCGGAGCGGCCGTCTACAAAAAAAACGCCGGGGATTATTCCGCCCGGCTGTCGGCCAAGATCGCCGAGTGGGAAAAGCGCATGGCCCCCGCCAAGGGCGCGCGTTTTGTCAGCTACCACAAAAACTTGGTCTATTTGGCCGATCATTTCGGTCTTGTGTCGGATGGGGAAATCGAGCCCAAACCGGGAATCCCGCCCACCCCTAAACACACGGCGGACTTGATCGCCGTGATGAAAGAACGACGAACGCCGCTGATCCTCACCAATCCTCATTTCGCGCGGCGCACGCCCGACGCTTTGGCCCGGGCCACGGGAGCTGCGGTGGTGACGGTGGCGCTCACCCCGGATGCCGTGCCCGAGGCGGTGGACTATATATCCGCCGTTGAATTCAACGTCGCCGGAATTTTGCGGGCGTTAAAATGA
- a CDS encoding transcriptional repressor, which translates to MVPIASDLRLAFAQEGKRWTGARETVLSVLEKSALPISAKDIFKQVHSSGVNLASIYRTTEMLAERGIAIQVESRDGVRRFELSDRYRPHHHHVVCRDCGETRDVSGCGVKGIEARAARSTGFKIVGHQLSLTGLCPRCY; encoded by the coding sequence ATGGTGCCAATAGCGAGTGATCTTCGGTTGGCTTTCGCGCAAGAGGGAAAGCGATGGACGGGGGCGCGGGAAACGGTGCTGTCCGTGTTGGAAAAGAGCGCGTTGCCGATTTCGGCCAAAGACATTTTTAAACAGGTGCACTCAAGCGGGGTGAATTTGGCTTCGATCTATCGAACGACCGAAATGCTGGCCGAGCGGGGAATCGCCATCCAAGTGGAGTCCCGAGACGGCGTGCGGCGTTTTGAATTGTCCGATCGGTATCGACCCCACCATCACCACGTGGTCTGTCGGGACTGCGGGGAGACGCGGGACGTTTCCGGGTGCGGGGTCAAAGGCATAGAGGCACGGGCGGCTCGTTCGACAGGGTTTAAGATTGTGGGGCACCAACTCAGCTTGACCGGGCTGTGCCCCCGGTGTTATTGA
- a CDS encoding cytochrome C oxidase subunit II has protein sequence MIDSKLVLWGQTVGYTAYVLAVMAGMAWFAYKVTRDGSLKLIPNWVFHTVVGALVTVGVSLHIVTHETIPWKKLDLNRAHIAADKTFDIRVAAHKFTLPADKMTIVAGEKVLFNVTSDDLTYGFGVFRPDQSMLFQMQVLPGHRNDLLWHFEVPGLYTIRSTEYSGPKGIQMIEKDVIEVVEKAGEVLP, from the coding sequence ATGATCGATTCAAAGCTTGTGCTGTGGGGGCAGACGGTCGGCTACACCGCCTACGTTCTGGCCGTGATGGCCGGCATGGCCTGGTTCGCGTACAAAGTCACGCGCGACGGCTCGCTTAAGCTTATCCCGAACTGGGTTTTCCACACGGTGGTGGGCGCGTTGGTGACGGTGGGGGTGTCGCTCCACATCGTGACGCACGAAACCATCCCGTGGAAAAAATTGGATTTAAACCGCGCCCACATCGCGGCCGACAAGACTTTCGACATCCGCGTGGCCGCGCACAAATTCACTCTCCCCGCGGATAAAATGACCATCGTCGCGGGGGAAAAGGTCCTCTTCAACGTGACGTCCGACGACCTCACCTACGGCTTCGGTGTGTTTCGCCCGGACCAATCCATGCTCTTCCAAATGCAGGTTTTGCCCGGCCACCGCAACGACCTCCTCTGGCACTTTGAAGTTCCCGGGCTTTACACCATCCGCTCGACGGAATATTCAGGCCCGAAAGGAATTCAAATGATCGAAAAAGACGTCATCGAAGTGGTTGAAAAAGCCGGCGAGGTCCTCCCATGA
- a CDS encoding metal ABC transporter ATP-binding protein, translating into MPTLIQFDKASLGYGSSTVLRDVSLRIDEGESVGLVGPNGCGKTTFLRTVLGLLPPLAGRVDRRAGPRFAYVPQAEEMNLLWPLTVKDVVELPARAKRWGGRVAAADARRVGEALARAGVEPIADQLLREVSGGQRQRTALAQALAQAPDVYLLDEPTKGLDVVAERDLLGLVAGLSEGGQTVFLVSHSLHIPLNLSKRILLFHQGAVISSTAEEIYRSKRLEEVYGVPFVHMEQNGHRWVVPEGAR; encoded by the coding sequence ATGCCTACCCTCATTCAGTTCGACAAGGCCAGTTTGGGCTACGGCTCGTCCACGGTTCTCCGCGACGTCAGTCTGCGGATCGACGAAGGGGAATCCGTGGGCCTCGTGGGTCCGAACGGGTGCGGGAAAACCACGTTTCTTCGGACGGTATTGGGTTTGCTCCCCCCCTTGGCCGGGCGGGTGGACCGCCGAGCGGGGCCGCGGTTCGCCTATGTTCCGCAGGCGGAGGAGATGAACCTCCTCTGGCCGTTGACCGTCAAAGACGTGGTGGAACTTCCCGCCCGGGCGAAACGCTGGGGGGGGCGGGTCGCGGCCGCGGACGCCCGCCGGGTGGGGGAGGCCCTGGCGCGCGCCGGCGTGGAGCCGATCGCGGATCAACTTTTGCGGGAGGTCTCGGGCGGACAGAGGCAGAGGACCGCCCTCGCCCAGGCCCTCGCCCAGGCGCCGGACGTCTATTTGTTGGACGAGCCCACCAAAGGGTTGGACGTGGTGGCCGAGCGGGACCTGTTGGGACTTGTCGCGGGGTTGTCGGAGGGGGGCCAGACGGTTTTTCTGGTCAGCCATTCCCTCCATATTCCGCTCAACCTTTCCAAACGGATCCTCCTCTTTCACCAGGGGGCGGTGATCTCCTCGACGGCGGAGGAAATCTATCGATCGAAACGGTTGGAGGAAGTGTACGGGGTGCCATTCGTCCACATGGAACAAAACGGGCACCGGTGGGTTGTGCCCGAGGGGGCCCGATGA
- a CDS encoding Crp/Fnr family transcriptional regulator produces MQFTDPTAGILACLPDGVARRATRAFVRRRHPRGTAVFNEGDPPRGAFLLRAGLIKIFKQSPSDRPLAMELARPGEWFGLVAVLDRRPYPATALALEPSETDEISPAVFETLFQGHRVFARAALAALGERVRHAQEMRALANAPVERRVAHVLLRLSPNPGVDVRLRREDVAELAGCIPETAIRVLSQFSKRGLVRTGWKRVAVLDPAALRAIASPQTCPSA; encoded by the coding sequence ATGCAATTTACCGATCCGACGGCGGGGATCCTGGCGTGCCTTCCCGACGGCGTCGCCCGCCGGGCCACCCGGGCCTTTGTACGTCGTCGCCACCCCCGGGGAACGGCGGTTTTCAACGAGGGCGATCCCCCGCGCGGGGCCTTCCTCCTGCGCGCGGGATTGATCAAAATATTCAAACAGTCCCCTTCGGACCGCCCGCTCGCCATGGAACTGGCCCGCCCCGGGGAATGGTTCGGTCTGGTGGCGGTTCTGGACCGCCGCCCGTACCCCGCGACCGCGTTGGCGCTGGAACCTTCCGAAACCGACGAAATTTCTCCGGCGGTGTTTGAGACCCTGTTTCAAGGCCATCGCGTTTTCGCCCGGGCCGCGCTGGCGGCGCTGGGCGAGCGGGTGCGACACGCCCAAGAGATGCGCGCCCTGGCGAACGCTCCCGTGGAACGCCGGGTTGCGCACGTCCTGCTTCGCCTGTCGCCGAACCCGGGTGTCGATGTCCGTCTCCGCCGGGAAGACGTGGCCGAACTCGCGGGGTGCATTCCGGAAACAGCGATCCGCGTCCTTTCCCAATTTTCCAAACGCGGGCTCGTGCGCACGGGATGGAAACGCGTGGCGGTGCTGGACCCCGCCGCCCTTCGCGCGATCGCCTCGCCCCAAACCTGTCCGAGCGCATAG
- the hydE gene encoding [FeFe] hydrogenase H-cluster radical SAM maturase HydE produces MTSIGGFPRARIVDWLATEDRAVVEALFRDADRVRREEMGDGVHLRGLIEISNVCGKECLYCGLRRSNAGVERYKMSADDIVEAAREAHGLGYRSVVIQSGESGGYTVGEMADVVARIKKSTGLAITLSLGEKPRAFYAAWKDAGADRYLLRFETSDPWLFGHLKPDGSMENRLRCLADLKELGYQVGSGVMVGLPGQSVETLADDIALMDRLQLDMIGVGPFIPNPDTPLGGQKGGSLDLTLRVVAVLRLVTRVAHIPATTAMGSIDPRGREKALECGANVLMPNVTPRTHREHYRLYPGKICLDEDPSTCAACLRMRLDALGRTVDATPGHSLRSA; encoded by the coding sequence TTGACGTCCATCGGCGGTTTCCCGCGGGCCCGAATCGTCGACTGGCTGGCGACCGAGGACCGGGCCGTCGTGGAGGCGCTGTTCCGGGACGCCGACCGCGTCCGGCGGGAGGAAATGGGCGACGGGGTCCATCTGCGGGGGCTCATCGAGATTTCCAACGTGTGCGGCAAGGAATGCCTGTATTGCGGCTTGCGCCGGTCCAACGCCGGGGTCGAACGGTACAAGATGTCGGCCGACGACATCGTGGAGGCCGCCCGGGAGGCCCACGGGCTGGGGTACCGGAGCGTCGTGATTCAATCGGGGGAGTCCGGCGGGTACACCGTCGGCGAAATGGCCGACGTCGTGGCCCGCATCAAAAAATCCACCGGCTTGGCGATCACACTGTCTTTGGGGGAAAAGCCCCGCGCCTTCTACGCCGCCTGGAAAGACGCCGGCGCCGACCGGTACCTCCTTCGTTTTGAGACTTCCGACCCCTGGTTGTTTGGCCACCTCAAGCCCGACGGCTCCATGGAAAACCGCCTGCGTTGTTTGGCCGACTTGAAAGAGCTGGGGTATCAGGTCGGGTCCGGCGTCATGGTCGGTCTGCCGGGGCAATCCGTCGAGACCCTGGCGGACGACATCGCGCTCATGGATCGCCTTCAATTGGACATGATCGGCGTGGGGCCGTTCATTCCCAACCCCGACACCCCGCTGGGCGGCCAGAAAGGCGGGAGTTTGGATTTGACGTTGCGCGTGGTGGCCGTTCTGCGCCTTGTCACCCGCGTCGCCCATATCCCCGCCACGACGGCCATGGGGTCGATCGATCCCCGGGGCCGGGAAAAAGCGCTGGAATGCGGGGCCAACGTGCTCATGCCCAACGTGACCCCTCGGACCCACCGCGAGCACTACCGGCTCTACCCGGGGAAAATCTGCTTGGACGAGGACCCGTCGACCTGCGCCGCGTGTTTGCGGATGCGGCTGGACGCCCTCGGCCGGACCGTGGACGCCACCCCGGGCCATTCCCTGCGATCCGCGTAA